The nucleotide sequence AGAATGACCATCTTCCTAGCGAACACCTTGCTTCCAGCTTGCATCTGGTAGATGTAGATTCCGCTTGCTACTTTCTCGCCCAGCTCGTTCCTGCCATCCCAGTATGCGGCTTCGGTGCGGCCCAGATACAGCCCGGCAGGGAGATATCCGAGGTGTAGCGTCCTGATAAGGTTGCCGTGCAGATCGTAGATTCGGATCGTTACCTCAGAGGCTTCCTTGAGCTGGAAGGGTATCCACGTCTCAGGGTTGAACGGGTTCGGGTAGTTCTGCAGCAGTTTCGTCTTTTCAA is from Candidatus Poribacteria bacterium and encodes:
- a CDS encoding T9SS type A sorting domain-containing protein, producing EKTKLLQNYPNPFNPETWIPFQLKEASEVTIRIYDLHGNLIRTLHLGYLPAGLYLGRTEAAYWDGRNELGEKVASGIYIYQMQAGSKVFARKMVILK